A stretch of the Cellulomonas sp. WB94 genome encodes the following:
- a CDS encoding IS3 family transposase (programmed frameshift): MARKTYSAEFRRDAVELYRSTPTATVAGIAADLGIMDTTLSGWIKAAGVAIRGQSRPASTAPPPGETPEQELVRLRSRVRELEDSERKLSTEREILRAAAKYFGRGDELVSRFQFVADHQSTFEVKRLCQVVQVARSSFYKWLSAAPARAARQAADAALAARIAAVHATDSACGAPRITAELNDGAGEQERVNHKRVARVMRAHHIAGIRLRRRVRTTVPDPDGQLVPDLLGRDFTAHAPNMKYVGDITYLPCGAGQFLYLATVIDCYSRRLVGWSIADHMRTDLVADALRAAARERGSLAGAIFHSDHGGQYVAKDYTALCERLGVTRSMGAVGTSADNAMAESFNASLKRETLAGSHGWPDATTARRVVFAWITRYNTRRRHSYCDYLSPVAYENTHYAATLATAA, encoded by the exons ATGGCGAGGAAGACGTACTCGGCGGAGTTCCGCCGCGATGCGGTCGAGCTGTACCGCTCGACGCCGACAGCGACGGTCGCGGGGATCGCGGCTGATCTGGGGATCATGGACACGACCCTGTCGGGTTGGATCAAGGCCGCTGGGGTGGCGATCCGCGGGCAGTCCCGGCCGGCATCGACGGCCCCGCCGCCGGGTGAGACACCCGAGCAGGAGCTCGTGCGACTTCGCTCGCGGGTGCGTGAGCTGGAGGACTCCGAGCGCAAGCTGAGCACCGAGCGGGAGATCTTGCGCGCGGCGGCGAAGTATTTCG GCCGGGGAGACGAACTGGTGAGCCGCTTCCAGTTCGTCGCCGACCACCAGTCCACCTTCGAGGTGAAGCGGTTGTGCCAGGTCGTTCAGGTCGCACGGTCCTCGTTCTATAAGTGGCTGTCCGCAGCCCCGGCCCGCGCGGCACGCCAGGCGGCCGATGCGGCCCTGGCCGCGCGGATCGCCGCGGTGCACGCCACCGACAGTGCGTGCGGGGCGCCGCGGATCACCGCCGAGCTCAACGACGGCGCCGGCGAGCAGGAGCGGGTCAACCACAAGCGTGTCGCCCGGGTGATGCGCGCCCATCACATCGCCGGGATCCGGCTGCGCCGGCGGGTGCGCACCACCGTGCCCGACCCGGACGGCCAGCTGGTCCCGGACCTGCTCGGCCGGGACTTCACGGCCCACGCACCGAACATGAAGTACGTCGGGGACATCACGTACCTGCCCTGCGGGGCCGGGCAGTTCCTCTACCTGGCCACCGTGATCGACTGCTACTCCCGGCGCCTGGTCGGCTGGTCGATCGCCGACCACATGCGCACCGACCTGGTCGCCGACGCCCTGCGCGCAGCTGCCCGCGAACGCGGGTCGCTGGCCGGGGCGATCTTTCACAGCGACCACGGCGGTCAGTACGTCGCCAAGGACTACACCGCGCTCTGCGAGCGGCTGGGCGTGACCCGCTCGATGGGCGCGGTGGGGACCTCTGCGGACAACGCGATGGCCGAGTCCTTCAACGCCTCCCTCAAGCGCGAGACCCTCGCCGGCTCCCACGGGTGGCCCGATGCGACCACCGCACGTCGGGTCGTGTTCGCGTGGATCACCCGCTACAACACCCGCCGCCGCCACTCCTACTGCGACTACCTCAGCCCCGTCGCCTACGAGAACACCCACTACGCAGCTACGCTGGCCACCGCCGCGTGA
- a CDS encoding sugar ABC transporter permease, translating into MTIVSTTAPAVGSSLERTRRSVRDRYSRREVLTAVGFLVPALIILGTFVIYPIVSGGLLSLTSWNGFGTAQKFVGLDNYARMLADHEFWNSLVVTVIYAFGVSVLSVASGLGIALLLDAPLRGRAIYRGIYFLPVVTSSVAAAIVWRYMLDPSGVINRALEWIGMPTVDWLNQRWTALGALTLLTVWKNLGFNAILYLTALQALPVSLTEAAQLDGASLWQRIRWITVPLLRPMTFFVVIQALITAFQSFDLVYVLTGGGPTGGTEVLGMLMYRYAFKLGEFGYGAAIAFATLALMLGVTLVQWKATGSGESDLA; encoded by the coding sequence ATGACCATCGTGTCGACCACCGCGCCGGCCGTCGGGAGCTCCCTGGAGCGCACCCGGCGGTCGGTGCGGGACCGGTATAGCCGGCGCGAGGTCCTCACCGCGGTCGGGTTCCTCGTCCCGGCGCTGATCATCCTGGGCACGTTCGTGATCTACCCCATCGTGTCGGGCGGGTTGCTCAGCCTCACGTCGTGGAACGGCTTCGGCACTGCCCAGAAGTTCGTCGGCCTGGACAACTACGCCCGGATGCTCGCCGACCACGAGTTCTGGAACTCCCTCGTCGTCACAGTCATCTACGCCTTCGGTGTCAGCGTCCTGTCAGTGGCCTCCGGTCTGGGCATCGCCTTGCTGCTGGACGCACCGTTGCGTGGCCGGGCGATCTACCGCGGCATCTACTTCCTGCCAGTCGTCACGTCATCGGTGGCGGCGGCAATCGTCTGGCGGTACATGCTCGACCCGTCCGGCGTGATCAACAGAGCCCTGGAATGGATCGGCATGCCGACCGTCGACTGGCTCAACCAACGCTGGACGGCACTGGGCGCACTGACGTTGCTCACCGTCTGGAAGAACCTCGGCTTCAACGCGATCTTGTACCTGACCGCGCTGCAGGCCCTGCCGGTCTCCTTGACCGAGGCGGCGCAGCTGGACGGAGCGAGCCTTTGGCAACGGATCCGCTGGATTACCGTGCCGCTCCTGCGGCCCATGACCTTCTTCGTGGTCATCCAGGCCCTCATCACCGCCTTCCAGTCCTTCGATCTCGTCTACGTGCTGACCGGAGGCGGACCCACCGGAGGAACCGAGGTGCTCGGGATGCTCATGTACCGCTACGCCTTCAAGCTCGGCGAGTTCGGCTACGGGGCGGCGATCGCCTTCGCGACCCTCGCGCTGATGCTGGGCGTCACGCTCGTGCAGTGGAAGGCCACCGGCTCGGGGGAGTCTGATCTGGCATGA
- a CDS encoding glycoside hydrolase family 13 protein, whose translation MSSSQAATPASVPAWVQDAVFYQIFPDRFANADPALNPPDVRAWDSPPARDGFLGGDLAGIVAHLDHIVDLGANALYLTPIFAAGTNHRYDAHDYFTIDPLLGDLGSFRELIREAHARGVRVVLDAVLNHCGVGHWAFQDVVANGAQSPYVNWFYVEDLPVVQRPVPNYGTCSGCWYLPKWNLHNPEVREHHLKVARYWLEQGIDGWRLDVPYFVPTAFWREFRRVVKEVNPEAYIVAEEWRSPTQWLAGDTADGTMNYTLRDLVLGFTADRKQDARTFAAGMNDLRDQVPHHARPSMLNLLGSHDTERLVTRHGDDAVATRLALTLLTTAPGVPMVYYGDEIGMAGDNDPGCRAGMEWQKDRWDTETLQWLTSLLALRAKLPALRKGTDEYPYAVGDVVVRRRTLDDDVVLVAVNRGPVDVDVPRSAVGNVDLVEAWPAAGPSIPADAALRVPGRSAVVWTTGQRP comes from the coding sequence ATGAGCAGCTCGCAGGCCGCCACCCCGGCGTCCGTACCAGCCTGGGTCCAGGACGCCGTCTTCTACCAGATCTTCCCCGATCGGTTCGCCAACGCCGACCCCGCGCTCAACCCGCCCGACGTGCGGGCCTGGGACTCACCCCCGGCCCGGGACGGATTTCTTGGTGGTGACCTGGCGGGAATCGTCGCGCATCTGGACCACATAGTCGACCTGGGTGCGAATGCCCTGTATCTGACGCCAATTTTCGCCGCGGGCACCAACCACCGCTACGACGCCCACGACTACTTCACGATCGACCCCCTCTTGGGAGACCTCGGCTCGTTCCGCGAACTGATTCGTGAGGCGCACGCACGAGGCGTCCGGGTGGTGCTCGACGCCGTGCTCAACCACTGCGGCGTCGGCCACTGGGCATTCCAGGACGTCGTCGCCAACGGTGCCCAGTCCCCGTACGTGAACTGGTTCTACGTGGAGGACCTTCCGGTGGTGCAACGGCCGGTCCCCAACTACGGCACGTGTTCGGGCTGCTGGTACCTGCCCAAGTGGAACCTGCACAACCCCGAGGTCCGCGAGCACCACCTGAAGGTGGCCCGCTACTGGCTCGAGCAGGGGATCGACGGGTGGCGGCTCGACGTGCCGTACTTCGTCCCCACGGCCTTCTGGCGGGAGTTCCGCCGCGTCGTCAAGGAGGTCAACCCCGAGGCGTACATCGTCGCCGAGGAGTGGCGCTCGCCGACCCAGTGGTTGGCCGGCGACACCGCCGACGGGACCATGAACTACACGCTGCGCGACCTGGTGCTCGGCTTCACCGCCGACCGCAAGCAGGACGCGAGGACCTTCGCCGCCGGAATGAACGACCTGCGAGACCAGGTCCCGCACCACGCCCGCCCGAGCATGCTGAACTTGTTGGGCAGCCACGACACCGAACGACTCGTCACCCGGCACGGGGACGACGCGGTCGCGACTCGGCTCGCGCTCACTCTGCTCACCACCGCACCGGGAGTGCCGATGGTCTACTACGGCGACGAGATCGGCATGGCCGGGGACAACGACCCGGGGTGCCGGGCGGGCATGGAGTGGCAGAAGGATCGCTGGGACACCGAGACGCTGCAGTGGCTGACCTCACTCCTGGCGCTTCGGGCCAAGCTGCCGGCTCTTCGCAAGGGAACGGACGAGTACCCCTACGCGGTAGGCGACGTCGTGGTGCGGCGCCGGACGCTCGACGACGACGTCGTTCTCGTGGCGGTCAACCGTGGACCGGTCGATGTGGACGTCCCCCGGTCAGCCGTCGGGAACGTGGACCTGGTCGAGGCGTGGCCCGCTGCGGGCCCATCCATTCCGGCCGATGCAGCACTGCGGGTCCCGGGACGTTCGGCCGTGGTCTGGACGACAGGGCAGCGCCCGTGA
- a CDS encoding LacI family DNA-binding transcriptional regulator produces MSPRRATMADVAAKANVSKTAVSFAFNNPSRLSEATLQQILAVAEELGYVRDPAARMLRTGRTNSLGVLLPQQIDATLENPYYTQFFRGIGQTCHQEGLSMLLVPPLRGSMLKAIPYAAVDGFVVCGLEADRGEVQALRQRCIPFVLVDSDETDGVSCIDVDEENGMREVAEYILSQGHRRILVLAFESGTTGGPTGWHGPLSRRKRGVDQALENYGLAIDDPRVQIREIPCTRAGGAAALRDVWLHGEHPTAVITFSDIIAFGVLDAAHELGIDVPGELSVTGFDDLPESEWARPGLTTARQPIEAKGRLASEYLVDAIAAHDSQLHRRRLHTTLVIRDSVTAPRPA; encoded by the coding sequence GTGAGCCCCCGCCGAGCCACGATGGCCGACGTCGCGGCCAAGGCAAACGTCTCCAAGACCGCGGTCTCGTTCGCCTTCAACAACCCGTCGCGACTGTCCGAGGCGACCCTCCAGCAGATCCTCGCGGTTGCCGAGGAGCTCGGCTACGTTCGTGATCCGGCCGCGCGGATGCTGCGGACAGGCCGCACCAACTCCCTGGGGGTGCTCCTGCCGCAGCAGATCGACGCAACTCTCGAGAACCCCTACTACACCCAGTTCTTCCGAGGCATCGGTCAAACGTGCCACCAGGAAGGGCTGTCCATGCTCCTCGTGCCTCCGCTGCGCGGATCCATGCTCAAAGCGATCCCCTACGCGGCGGTCGACGGCTTCGTCGTCTGCGGCCTGGAAGCCGACCGCGGCGAGGTCCAGGCGCTGCGCCAACGGTGCATCCCGTTCGTGCTCGTCGACAGCGACGAGACCGACGGTGTCTCATGCATCGACGTGGACGAAGAGAACGGGATGCGGGAGGTCGCCGAGTACATCCTCAGCCAGGGCCACCGCCGAATCCTCGTGCTCGCATTCGAGTCCGGAACCACAGGCGGCCCGACGGGCTGGCACGGACCTCTCTCTCGACGCAAGCGTGGAGTTGACCAGGCTCTCGAGAACTACGGCCTGGCGATCGACGATCCTCGGGTTCAGATCCGCGAGATCCCGTGTACCCGCGCGGGCGGTGCGGCGGCACTGCGGGACGTCTGGCTGCATGGTGAGCACCCGACTGCGGTGATCACCTTCTCCGACATCATCGCCTTCGGCGTGCTCGACGCGGCGCATGAGCTAGGCATCGACGTGCCCGGCGAGCTCTCCGTCACCGGATTCGACGACCTGCCCGAGTCCGAGTGGGCGCGCCCCGGACTGACCACTGCACGCCAACCCATAGAGGCAAAGGGACGACTGGCCTCCGAGTACCTCGTCGACGCCATCGCAGCCCACGACAGCCAGTTGCACCGTCGTCGGCTCCACACCACTCTCGTGATCCGAGACTCCGTAACAGCTCCCCGCCCCGCCTGA
- a CDS encoding glycoside hydrolase family 13 protein: MSWIDEAVVYQVYLRSFADGNGDGVGDFAGLTAHLDHVASLDVDALWLSPCFQSPQADHGYDVADYTQIDPLFGTVAELEAFVTAAHARGLRVMLDLVPNHCSVEHAWFREAVGAPAGSQARSRFHFSDGRGPNGALPPNNWGSVFGGAAWTRLPDGQWYLHSFDSSQPDFNWGCDEVLEMMDDVLRFWFDRGVDGFRVDVAHGLVKQDGLPDWNGAPGTSNEFMWNQPGVHDVYRRWRKIADEYGACFVGEVWVASTADLVAYASPDELGQAFDFHLLVQPWHAASIRGAVEHGLRPGTAWALANHDVHRPATRYGQQQVIQAPDPADMLASARRRGPVDLPLGRRRAVAASLLMLALPGAAYLYQGDELALPEVLDLPDHVRQDPIWVRSGGSELGRDGCRVPMPWTAEPATFGFTDAASAWLPQPGLFGALSVEVQERDPWSPLGVVRRAVHARTRTGLFAGDDLTWLEAGHDVVAFRRGDGVCVVNTSARELVLPDAWGTVRVSSAPINGRILPTDACAWLSVAECDGVSPSPTPATVGMTKEQ; encoded by the coding sequence GTGAGTTGGATCGACGAGGCGGTCGTGTACCAGGTGTACCTCCGCTCGTTCGCGGACGGGAACGGGGACGGGGTCGGTGACTTCGCGGGCTTGACCGCTCACCTCGACCACGTGGCGTCTCTCGACGTCGACGCGCTCTGGTTGAGCCCGTGCTTCCAGTCACCGCAGGCAGACCATGGGTACGACGTGGCGGACTACACGCAGATCGATCCCCTGTTCGGGACCGTTGCGGAGCTGGAAGCCTTCGTGACCGCCGCACACGCCCGTGGGCTGCGCGTGATGCTCGACCTGGTCCCGAACCACTGTTCGGTTGAGCACGCATGGTTTCGTGAGGCCGTCGGCGCACCGGCTGGCTCCCAGGCCAGGTCCAGGTTCCATTTTTCCGACGGGCGCGGACCCAACGGGGCGCTCCCGCCGAACAACTGGGGCAGCGTGTTCGGCGGCGCTGCCTGGACCCGGCTTCCCGACGGGCAGTGGTACCTGCACTCGTTCGACTCCTCCCAGCCGGACTTCAACTGGGGCTGCGACGAGGTGCTCGAGATGATGGATGACGTCTTGAGGTTCTGGTTCGACCGGGGCGTTGACGGGTTCCGCGTCGATGTAGCGCACGGGCTCGTCAAGCAGGACGGGCTTCCGGACTGGAACGGTGCACCGGGGACGAGCAACGAGTTCATGTGGAACCAGCCCGGCGTGCACGACGTGTACCGGCGCTGGCGCAAGATTGCTGACGAGTATGGCGCGTGCTTCGTGGGTGAAGTCTGGGTCGCGTCGACCGCAGACCTGGTCGCGTACGCATCCCCGGATGAGCTTGGGCAGGCGTTCGACTTCCACTTGCTGGTGCAGCCCTGGCATGCCGCGTCGATCCGCGGTGCCGTTGAGCACGGTCTTCGGCCGGGCACCGCGTGGGCCCTGGCCAACCACGACGTGCACCGGCCGGCAACCCGTTACGGGCAGCAGCAGGTGATCCAGGCGCCAGATCCGGCGGACATGCTTGCCTCCGCGCGCCGTCGCGGGCCGGTCGATCTGCCGCTTGGTCGTCGCCGCGCGGTCGCCGCTTCTTTGCTGATGCTGGCGCTGCCGGGCGCTGCGTACCTGTACCAGGGTGACGAGCTGGCGCTCCCGGAGGTCCTTGATCTGCCGGATCACGTACGGCAGGACCCGATCTGGGTCCGGTCCGGTGGATCCGAGCTGGGCCGTGACGGGTGCCGCGTACCGATGCCGTGGACTGCAGAGCCGGCGACGTTCGGCTTCACTGACGCGGCCAGCGCGTGGCTGCCGCAGCCCGGGCTGTTCGGGGCGCTCAGCGTGGAGGTCCAGGAGCGGGACCCGTGGTCCCCGCTTGGAGTGGTTCGCCGGGCCGTACACGCCCGCACGCGTACGGGGTTGTTCGCCGGCGATGACCTGACGTGGCTGGAAGCCGGGCACGACGTCGTCGCCTTCCGCCGCGGCGACGGCGTGTGCGTGGTCAACACCTCAGCGCGCGAGCTGGTCCTTCCCGACGCCTGGGGCACCGTGCGGGTGTCCAGCGCGCCGATCAACGGCAGGATTCTCCCCACGGATGCCTGCGCGTGGTTGTCCGTCGCCGAGTGCGACGGCGTTTCACCTTCACCTACGCCGGCGACCGTCGGCATGACAAAGGAGCAATGA
- a CDS encoding ABC transporter substrate-binding protein — MNVWHYWDGANADTFQAMADEYSKSHPGVTVKAVNIPSSDLITKIQTSAKTDTLPSMAIMDLVSVPQVAQTGKLVDLKPLIDSATMSDIYPALLDFGKDGDKQYAVPVSTNNLGYMYNKDLYKKAGLNPDSPPKTWEDLVTQAQQIKDKTGEPGVELYTQAGDSGEGLTWNFQVSLWQAGGEFLSADNKTAAFNTAAGKKALQFWVDLLNKGLAPRTQWGAFEKGNAGGAQEGAWMVGIWKSDPPFDFGAATVPYPSDGKPATNMGGERAVVFTSDEATQKASADFLTWFLAPEQVTSWSEKTGMLPVRKAVGDSAAYKQWIATTEPRMQPFVDQLATAKSRPNTPLYPQVSLAFAKQIEKALAGQVSVDDALKGAETDVNAVLTTGR; from the coding sequence GTGAACGTGTGGCACTACTGGGACGGCGCCAATGCCGACACCTTCCAGGCCATGGCCGACGAGTACTCCAAGAGCCACCCCGGCGTGACGGTCAAGGCAGTGAACATCCCCAGCTCGGACCTGATCACCAAGATCCAGACGTCCGCCAAGACCGACACGTTGCCGTCGATGGCGATCATGGACCTGGTCTCGGTCCCGCAGGTCGCACAGACCGGCAAGCTCGTCGACCTCAAGCCGCTGATCGACTCGGCAACGATGTCCGACATCTACCCGGCGCTGCTGGACTTCGGCAAGGACGGGGACAAGCAGTACGCCGTCCCGGTGTCCACCAACAACCTCGGGTACATGTACAACAAGGACCTGTACAAGAAAGCCGGGCTCAACCCGGATAGCCCTCCAAAGACCTGGGAGGACCTGGTAACCCAGGCGCAGCAGATCAAGGACAAGACCGGCGAACCCGGTGTCGAGCTGTACACGCAGGCGGGGGACTCCGGGGAGGGTCTGACCTGGAACTTCCAGGTGAGCCTGTGGCAGGCCGGTGGTGAGTTCCTCAGTGCCGACAACAAGACCGCGGCGTTCAACACCGCGGCGGGCAAGAAGGCGCTGCAGTTCTGGGTCGACCTGCTGAACAAGGGCCTGGCGCCTCGCACGCAGTGGGGCGCGTTCGAGAAGGGCAACGCCGGCGGCGCGCAGGAGGGTGCCTGGATGGTCGGGATCTGGAAGTCCGACCCGCCGTTCGACTTCGGCGCGGCCACCGTCCCGTACCCCTCGGACGGCAAGCCCGCCACGAACATGGGTGGTGAGCGTGCCGTCGTCTTCACCTCCGACGAAGCCACGCAGAAGGCCTCTGCTGACTTCCTGACCTGGTTCCTGGCCCCCGAGCAGGTCACCTCCTGGAGCGAGAAGACGGGCATGCTGCCCGTGCGCAAGGCCGTGGGCGACTCCGCCGCGTACAAGCAGTGGATCGCCACGACCGAGCCACGCATGCAGCCCTTCGTCGACCAGCTGGCCACGGCCAAGTCCCGGCCCAACACCCCGCTGTACCCGCAGGTGTCGCTGGCCTTCGCCAAGCAGATCGAGAAGGCTCTGGCCGGTCAGGTCTCCGTGGACGACGCGCTGAAGGGCGCCGAGACGGACGTCAACGCTGTTCTCACCACCGGTCGATGA
- a CDS encoding carbohydrate ABC transporter permease: MSATSTTTARRPGHTRWGTAARHTLLIFGSATVIVPFVWMFLTSVKKRSEIFTRVWPTEWHWENYVHAWQAAPFSRYYFNSIVMTIGIVLGHLVLDSLAAYAFARLRFPAKNAIFLLLLATMMVPQFVTIIPAFSLVVQFHWTDTYWALIVPRLADVFGIVLLRQYFSTIPKEIEEAAQLDGCGRVRTFLQVVVPLSTASLATLAIFAMLFAWNDFLWPLLVTNGDDMRTIQIGLAAFQGRYATSWNYLMAGTLTSAIPTIVMFLIFQRALIRGVAGTGVKG; this comes from the coding sequence ATGAGCGCGACCTCGACCACGACCGCTCGGCGCCCCGGGCACACCCGCTGGGGCACTGCGGCCCGTCACACGCTACTGATCTTCGGCAGCGCCACAGTCATCGTGCCGTTCGTGTGGATGTTCCTCACCTCGGTGAAGAAGCGCTCGGAGATATTCACCCGGGTCTGGCCCACTGAGTGGCACTGGGAGAACTACGTCCACGCATGGCAGGCGGCCCCGTTCAGCCGCTACTACTTCAACAGCATCGTGATGACCATCGGCATCGTCCTGGGACACCTCGTGCTGGACTCGCTGGCCGCATACGCCTTCGCGCGATTGCGCTTCCCAGCGAAGAACGCGATCTTCCTGCTCCTTCTGGCCACGATGATGGTGCCGCAATTCGTCACGATCATCCCGGCGTTCTCCCTGGTCGTGCAGTTCCACTGGACGGACACCTACTGGGCGTTGATCGTCCCGAGGCTGGCCGACGTGTTCGGCATCGTCCTGCTGAGACAGTACTTCTCGACCATCCCGAAGGAGATCGAGGAGGCCGCTCAGCTGGACGGCTGCGGACGCGTGCGCACGTTCCTTCAAGTGGTCGTCCCGCTGTCCACGGCGTCCCTGGCCACGCTCGCGATCTTCGCGATGCTGTTCGCCTGGAACGACTTCCTGTGGCCCCTGCTGGTCACCAACGGCGATGACATGCGCACCATCCAGATCGGGCTAGCGGCGTTCCAAGGCCGCTACGCCACCTCGTGGAACTATCTGATGGCGGGCACCTTGACGTCCGCTATCCCGACTATCGTCATGTTCTTGATCTTTCAGCGGGCCCTGATCCGCGGTGTCGCCGGTACCGGCGTGAAAGGATGA
- a CDS encoding APC family permease produces the protein MTDQLARRLGTGSAVMIGLGSMLGAGVFAAFGPAARAAGSGLLVGLAIATLVAVANATSSAQLAAVHPTSGGTYVYGRARLGPWWGYLAGWGFVVGKLASCAAMALTFAAYVAPPGWQRPFAVAAVVGLAAVNYRGITRTARLTVVLVVVVLAALAVLVAASAAGGGADVDRIGLDGVLHGGPYAILQAAGLLFFAFAGYARLATLGEEVRDPARTIPRAIVLALAITVVVYGVVAVTVLAVLGPDGVAAGSTPLAAAAARSGASWVGAVVRVGAAAAALGALLALVAGIGRTTLAMAREGDLPRWLDAVHPRYRVPHHAEVAVAVVVSALVLVTDLRGAIAFSSFGVLLYYAVANASALTQPVEQRRYPRALAWTGLVGCVVLVATLPLGAVATGVAVFAVGVALRWWRLRVRSR, from the coding sequence GTGACGGACCAGCTCGCACGGAGGCTCGGCACCGGCTCTGCCGTGATGATCGGACTCGGCTCGATGCTGGGCGCCGGGGTGTTCGCGGCGTTCGGTCCCGCGGCCCGAGCGGCCGGCAGCGGGCTGCTCGTCGGTCTCGCGATTGCCACCCTGGTCGCCGTCGCCAACGCGACGTCGTCGGCGCAGCTCGCGGCCGTGCACCCGACGTCGGGCGGCACCTACGTGTACGGGCGCGCGCGGCTCGGGCCGTGGTGGGGGTACCTGGCCGGGTGGGGCTTCGTCGTCGGGAAGCTCGCGTCGTGCGCGGCGATGGCGCTCACGTTCGCCGCGTACGTCGCACCGCCCGGGTGGCAGCGACCGTTCGCGGTGGCGGCCGTCGTGGGGCTCGCGGCCGTGAACTACCGCGGGATCACGCGGACGGCGCGGCTGACCGTCGTGCTCGTCGTCGTCGTGCTCGCGGCGCTCGCTGTCCTCGTCGCGGCCAGTGCGGCGGGCGGCGGCGCCGACGTCGACCGGATCGGGCTCGACGGCGTCCTGCACGGCGGGCCGTACGCGATCCTGCAGGCCGCGGGGCTGCTGTTCTTCGCGTTCGCCGGGTACGCGCGGCTCGCGACGCTCGGCGAGGAGGTGCGTGACCCGGCGCGGACGATCCCGCGGGCGATCGTCCTCGCGCTCGCGATCACCGTGGTCGTCTACGGCGTCGTCGCGGTCACGGTCCTCGCGGTCCTCGGGCCCGACGGTGTCGCCGCCGGCTCGACCCCGCTGGCCGCCGCGGCGGCGCGCTCGGGAGCCAGCTGGGTTGGCGCGGTCGTGCGCGTCGGGGCTGCCGCGGCCGCGCTCGGGGCCTTGCTGGCGCTCGTGGCGGGCATCGGGCGGACGACGCTCGCGATGGCCCGTGAGGGTGACCTGCCGCGCTGGCTGGATGCCGTGCACCCGCGCTACCGCGTCCCGCACCACGCCGAGGTCGCGGTGGCGGTCGTCGTGTCAGCGCTCGTCCTGGTCACAGACCTGCGCGGCGCCATCGCGTTCTCGTCGTTCGGGGTCCTGCTGTACTACGCGGTCGCGAACGCCTCGGCTCTGACGCAGCCGGTCGAGCAGCGGCGCTACCCGCGTGCGCTGGCCTGGACCGGGCTCGTGGGGTGCGTGGTGCTCGTCGCGACGCTGCCGCTCGGTGCGGTCGCGACCGGGGTCGCGGTGTTCGCCGTCGGGGTCGCGTTGCGGTGGTGGCGGCTGCGCGTCAGGAGCCGATGA